One genomic window of Equus caballus isolate H_3958 breed thoroughbred chromosome 6, TB-T2T, whole genome shotgun sequence includes the following:
- the GLB1L gene encoding beta-galactosidase-1-like protein isoform X3 has protein sequence MPEFPPRNPPRDRRTAVSDYRTPVSAMAPKKPPCLPSLLLPLLTLLLPQADTRSFVVDRDNDRFLLDGVPFRYVSGSLHYFRVPRVLWADRLFKMRMSGLNAVQFYVPWNYHEPEPGVYNFHGSRDLIAFLNEAAIANLLVILRPGPYICAEWDMGGLPAWLLRKPKIHLRTSDPDFLAAVDSWFKVLLPKIHPWLYHNGGNIISIQVENEYGSYRACDFNYMRHLAGLFRAILGDEILLFTTDGPEGLKCGSLEGLYTTVDFGPGLLSKGEEWSWGGGPSAMMFIFHLCLLSAADNMTKIFTLLRKYEPHGPLVNSEYYTGWLDYWGQNHSTRSVHSVTNGLENMLKLGASVNMYMFHGGTNFGYWNGADEKGRFLPITTSYDYDAPISEAGDPTPKLFALRDVISKFQEIPLGPLPPPSPKMMLGPLTLHLDGDLLAFLNYLCPQGPIYSILPMTFEAVKQDHGFVLYRTYLSNTVSEPTRFWVPNNGVHDRAYVMVDGVFHGVLERNMKHKLFLTGQVGAKLDVLLESMGRLSFGSNTSDFKGLIEPPVLGQTILTRWLMFPLKVDKLVKWWFPLQLLKRSHPQTPSGPTFYSTMFAILGSSGDTFLYLPGWTKGQVWINGFNLGRYWTKRGPQQTLYVPRPLLYPRGALNKITLLELENAPPQPQVQFLDRPILNSTLHRTYVYSLSAEVQSDPEPMQLSGH, from the exons ATGCCGGAG TTCCCTCCCAGGAATCCACCACGTGACCGCCGGACCGCAGTCTCTGACTACAGGACCCCTGTAAGCGCCATGGCTCCCAAGAAGCcgccctgccttccctccctgctgCTGCCGCTCCTGACGCTGCTTCTGCCCCAG GCAGACACTCGGTCGTTCGTAGTGGATCGGGATAATGACAGATTCCTCCTGGATGGGGTCCCGTTCCGCTACGTGTCTGGCAGCCTGCACTACTTTCGGGTACCGCGGGTGCTTTGGGCAGACCGGCTTTTCAAGATGCGAATGAGTGGCCTCAACGCTGTGCAGTT TTATGTGCCCTGGAACTACCATGAGCCAGAGCCTGGGGTCTATAACTTTCATGGCAGCCGGGACCTCATTGCATTTCTGAATGAGGCAGCTATAGCGAACCTGTTGGTCATACTGAGACCAGGACCTTACATCTGTGCAGAGTGGGATATG GGGGGTCTCCCAGCCTGGTTGCTTCGAAAACCTAAAATTCATTTGAGAACCTCAGATCCAG ACTTCCTTGCTGCAGTGGACTCCTGGTTCAAGGTCTTGCTGCCCAAGATACATCCATGGCTCTATCACAATGGGGGCAACATCATCAGCATTCAG GTGGAAAATGAATATGGTAGCTACCGGGCCTGTGACTTCAACTACATGAGGCACCTGGCTGGGCTCTTCCGTGCAATACTAGGAGACGAGATCTTGCTCTTCACCACAGATGGGCCTGAGGGACTCAAATGTGGCTCCCTCGAGGGACTCTATACCACTGTAGACTTTGGCCCAGGTCTCCTGAGCAAGGGTGAGGAGTGGAGTTGGGGAGGAGGCCCCTCTGCTATGATGTTTATCTTTCACCTTTGCCTCCTCTCTGCAGCTGACAACATGACCAAAATCTTTACCCTGCTTCGGAAGTATGAACCCCATGGGCCACTG GTGAACTCTGAGTACTACACAGGCTGGCTGGATTACTGGGGCCAGAATCACTCCACACGGTCCGTTCATTCTGTAACCAATGGACTAGAGAACATGCTGAAGTTGGGAGCCAGTGTGAACAT GTACATGTTCCATGGAGGTACCAACTTTGGATACTGGAATG GTGCTGATGAGAAGGGACGCTTTCTTCCAATTACCACCAGCTATGACTATGATGCACCCATATCTGAAGCCGGGGACCCCACACCTAAGCTTTTTGCTCTTCGAGATGTCATCAGCAAG TTCCAGGAAATTCCCTTGGGACCTTtacctccccccagccccaagATGATGCTCGGACCTTTGACACTGCACCTG GATGGGGATTTGCTGGCTTTCCTAAACTACCTATGCCCCCAAGGGCCCATCTATTCAATCTTGCCAATGACCTTTGAGGCTGTCAAGCAG GACCATGGCTTTGTGTTGTATCGGACCTATCTGAGCAATACTGTTTCTGAGCCAACACGATTCTGGGTGCCAAACAATGGAGTCCATGACCGTGCCTACGTGATGGTGGATGGG GTGTTTCATGGTGTTTTGGAACGAAACATGAAACACAAACTATTTTTGACCGGGCAAGTGGGGGCCAAACTGGATGTCTTGCTGGAGAGCATGGGGAGGCTCAGTTTCGGGTCGAATACCAGTGACTTCAAG GGCCTCATAGAGCCACCAGTTCTGGGGCAAACAATCCTTACCAGGTGGCTGATGTTCCCTCTGAAAGTTGATAAGCTTGTAAAGTGGTGGTTTCCCCTCCAGCTGCTGAAAAGGTCACATCCTCAAACTCCCTCTGGCCCCACCTTCTACTCCACAATGTTTGCAATTTTAGGCTCAAGTGGAGACACATTTCTCTATCTACCTGGATGGACCAAG ggCCAAGTCTGGATCAATGGGTTTAACTTGGGCCGCTACTGGACAAAGCGGGGGCCGCAACAGACCCTCTACGTGCCAAGACCCCTGCTGTATCCTAGGGGAGCCCTCAACAAAATCACATTGCTGGAGCTGGAAAATGCGCCGCCCCAGCCCCAAGTCCAGTTCCTGGACAGGCCCATCCTCAACAGCACCTTGCACAGGACATATGTCTATTCCCTCTCAGCTGAGGTACAAAGTGACCCTGAGCCAATGCAGCTAAGTGGGCACTGA
- the GLB1L gene encoding beta-galactosidase-1-like protein isoform X5 produces the protein MAPKKPPCLPSLLLPLLTLLLPQADTRSFVVDRDNDRFLLDGVPFRYVSGSLHYFRVPRVLWADRLFKMRMSGLNAVQFYVPWNYHEPEPGVYNFHGSRDLIAFLNEAAIANLLVILRPGPYICAEWDMGGLPAWLLRKPKIHLRTSDPDFLAAVDSWFKVLLPKIHPWLYHNGGNIISIQVENEYGSYRACDFNYMRHLAGLFRAILGDEILLFTTDGPEGLKCGSLEGLYTTVDFGPGLLSKGEEWSWGGGPSAMMFIFHLCLLSAADNMTKIFTLLRKYEPHGPLVNSEYYTGWLDYWGQNHSTRSVHSVTNGLENMLKLGASVNMYMFHGGTNFGYWNGADEKGRFLPITTSYDYDAPISEAGDPTPKLFALRDVISKFQEIPLGPLPPPSPKMMLGPLTLHLDGDLLAFLNYLCPQGPIYSILPMTFEAVKQDHGFVLYRTYLSNTVSEPTRFWVPNNGVHDRAYVMVDGVFHGVLERNMKHKLFLTGQVGAKLDVLLESMGRLSFGSNTSDFKGLIEPPVLGQTILTRWLMFPLKVDKLVKWWFPLQLLKRSHPQTPSGPTFYSTMFAILGSSGDTFLYLPGWTKGQVWINGFNLGRYWTKRGPQQTLYVPRPLLYPRGALNKITLLELENAPPQPQVQFLDRPILNSTLHRTYVYSLSAEVQSDPEPMQLSGH, from the exons ATGGCTCCCAAGAAGCcgccctgccttccctccctgctgCTGCCGCTCCTGACGCTGCTTCTGCCCCAG GCAGACACTCGGTCGTTCGTAGTGGATCGGGATAATGACAGATTCCTCCTGGATGGGGTCCCGTTCCGCTACGTGTCTGGCAGCCTGCACTACTTTCGGGTACCGCGGGTGCTTTGGGCAGACCGGCTTTTCAAGATGCGAATGAGTGGCCTCAACGCTGTGCAGTT TTATGTGCCCTGGAACTACCATGAGCCAGAGCCTGGGGTCTATAACTTTCATGGCAGCCGGGACCTCATTGCATTTCTGAATGAGGCAGCTATAGCGAACCTGTTGGTCATACTGAGACCAGGACCTTACATCTGTGCAGAGTGGGATATG GGGGGTCTCCCAGCCTGGTTGCTTCGAAAACCTAAAATTCATTTGAGAACCTCAGATCCAG ACTTCCTTGCTGCAGTGGACTCCTGGTTCAAGGTCTTGCTGCCCAAGATACATCCATGGCTCTATCACAATGGGGGCAACATCATCAGCATTCAG GTGGAAAATGAATATGGTAGCTACCGGGCCTGTGACTTCAACTACATGAGGCACCTGGCTGGGCTCTTCCGTGCAATACTAGGAGACGAGATCTTGCTCTTCACCACAGATGGGCCTGAGGGACTCAAATGTGGCTCCCTCGAGGGACTCTATACCACTGTAGACTTTGGCCCAGGTCTCCTGAGCAAGGGTGAGGAGTGGAGTTGGGGAGGAGGCCCCTCTGCTATGATGTTTATCTTTCACCTTTGCCTCCTCTCTGCAGCTGACAACATGACCAAAATCTTTACCCTGCTTCGGAAGTATGAACCCCATGGGCCACTG GTGAACTCTGAGTACTACACAGGCTGGCTGGATTACTGGGGCCAGAATCACTCCACACGGTCCGTTCATTCTGTAACCAATGGACTAGAGAACATGCTGAAGTTGGGAGCCAGTGTGAACAT GTACATGTTCCATGGAGGTACCAACTTTGGATACTGGAATG GTGCTGATGAGAAGGGACGCTTTCTTCCAATTACCACCAGCTATGACTATGATGCACCCATATCTGAAGCCGGGGACCCCACACCTAAGCTTTTTGCTCTTCGAGATGTCATCAGCAAG TTCCAGGAAATTCCCTTGGGACCTTtacctccccccagccccaagATGATGCTCGGACCTTTGACACTGCACCTG GATGGGGATTTGCTGGCTTTCCTAAACTACCTATGCCCCCAAGGGCCCATCTATTCAATCTTGCCAATGACCTTTGAGGCTGTCAAGCAG GACCATGGCTTTGTGTTGTATCGGACCTATCTGAGCAATACTGTTTCTGAGCCAACACGATTCTGGGTGCCAAACAATGGAGTCCATGACCGTGCCTACGTGATGGTGGATGGG GTGTTTCATGGTGTTTTGGAACGAAACATGAAACACAAACTATTTTTGACCGGGCAAGTGGGGGCCAAACTGGATGTCTTGCTGGAGAGCATGGGGAGGCTCAGTTTCGGGTCGAATACCAGTGACTTCAAG GGCCTCATAGAGCCACCAGTTCTGGGGCAAACAATCCTTACCAGGTGGCTGATGTTCCCTCTGAAAGTTGATAAGCTTGTAAAGTGGTGGTTTCCCCTCCAGCTGCTGAAAAGGTCACATCCTCAAACTCCCTCTGGCCCCACCTTCTACTCCACAATGTTTGCAATTTTAGGCTCAAGTGGAGACACATTTCTCTATCTACCTGGATGGACCAAG ggCCAAGTCTGGATCAATGGGTTTAACTTGGGCCGCTACTGGACAAAGCGGGGGCCGCAACAGACCCTCTACGTGCCAAGACCCCTGCTGTATCCTAGGGGAGCCCTCAACAAAATCACATTGCTGGAGCTGGAAAATGCGCCGCCCCAGCCCCAAGTCCAGTTCCTGGACAGGCCCATCCTCAACAGCACCTTGCACAGGACATATGTCTATTCCCTCTCAGCTGAGGTACAAAGTGACCCTGAGCCAATGCAGCTAAGTGGGCACTGA
- the GLB1L gene encoding beta-galactosidase-1-like protein isoform X8, producing the protein MAPKKPPCLPSLLLPLLTLLLPQADTRSFVVDRDNDRFLLDGVPFRYVSGSLHYFRVPRVLWADRLFKMRMSGLNAVQFYVPWNYHEPEPGVYNFHGSRDLIAFLNEAAIANLLVILRPGPYICAEWDMGGLPAWLLRKPKIHLRTSDPDFLAAVDSWFKVLLPKIHPWLYHNGGNIISIQVENEYGSYRACDFNYMRHLAGLFRAILGDEILLFTTDGPEGLKCGSLEGLYTTVDFGPADNMTKIFTLLRKYEPHGPLVNSEYYTGWLDYWGQNHSTRSVHSVTNGLENMLKLGASVNMYMFHGGTNFGYWNGADEKGRFLPITTSYDYDAPISEAGDPTPKLFALRDVISKFQEIPLGPLPPPSPKMMLGPLTLHLDGDLLAFLNYLCPQGPIYSILPMTFEAVKQDHGFVLYRTYLSNTVSEPTRFWVPNNGVHDRAYVMVDGVFHGVLERNMKHKLFLTGQVGAKLDVLLESMGRLSFGSNTSDFKGLIEPPVLGQTILTRWLMFPLKVDKLVKWWFPLQLLKRSHPQTPSGPTFYSTMFAILGSSGDTFLYLPGWTKGQVWINGFNLGRYWTKRGPQQTLYVPRPLLYPRGALNKITLLELENAPPQPQVQFLDRPILNSTLHRTYVYSLSAEVQSDPEPMQLSGH; encoded by the exons ATGGCTCCCAAGAAGCcgccctgccttccctccctgctgCTGCCGCTCCTGACGCTGCTTCTGCCCCAG GCAGACACTCGGTCGTTCGTAGTGGATCGGGATAATGACAGATTCCTCCTGGATGGGGTCCCGTTCCGCTACGTGTCTGGCAGCCTGCACTACTTTCGGGTACCGCGGGTGCTTTGGGCAGACCGGCTTTTCAAGATGCGAATGAGTGGCCTCAACGCTGTGCAGTT TTATGTGCCCTGGAACTACCATGAGCCAGAGCCTGGGGTCTATAACTTTCATGGCAGCCGGGACCTCATTGCATTTCTGAATGAGGCAGCTATAGCGAACCTGTTGGTCATACTGAGACCAGGACCTTACATCTGTGCAGAGTGGGATATG GGGGGTCTCCCAGCCTGGTTGCTTCGAAAACCTAAAATTCATTTGAGAACCTCAGATCCAG ACTTCCTTGCTGCAGTGGACTCCTGGTTCAAGGTCTTGCTGCCCAAGATACATCCATGGCTCTATCACAATGGGGGCAACATCATCAGCATTCAG GTGGAAAATGAATATGGTAGCTACCGGGCCTGTGACTTCAACTACATGAGGCACCTGGCTGGGCTCTTCCGTGCAATACTAGGAGACGAGATCTTGCTCTTCACCACAGATGGGCCTGAGGGACTCAAATGTGGCTCCCTCGAGGGACTCTATACCACTGTAGACTTTGGCCCAG CTGACAACATGACCAAAATCTTTACCCTGCTTCGGAAGTATGAACCCCATGGGCCACTG GTGAACTCTGAGTACTACACAGGCTGGCTGGATTACTGGGGCCAGAATCACTCCACACGGTCCGTTCATTCTGTAACCAATGGACTAGAGAACATGCTGAAGTTGGGAGCCAGTGTGAACAT GTACATGTTCCATGGAGGTACCAACTTTGGATACTGGAATG GTGCTGATGAGAAGGGACGCTTTCTTCCAATTACCACCAGCTATGACTATGATGCACCCATATCTGAAGCCGGGGACCCCACACCTAAGCTTTTTGCTCTTCGAGATGTCATCAGCAAG TTCCAGGAAATTCCCTTGGGACCTTtacctccccccagccccaagATGATGCTCGGACCTTTGACACTGCACCTG GATGGGGATTTGCTGGCTTTCCTAAACTACCTATGCCCCCAAGGGCCCATCTATTCAATCTTGCCAATGACCTTTGAGGCTGTCAAGCAG GACCATGGCTTTGTGTTGTATCGGACCTATCTGAGCAATACTGTTTCTGAGCCAACACGATTCTGGGTGCCAAACAATGGAGTCCATGACCGTGCCTACGTGATGGTGGATGGG GTGTTTCATGGTGTTTTGGAACGAAACATGAAACACAAACTATTTTTGACCGGGCAAGTGGGGGCCAAACTGGATGTCTTGCTGGAGAGCATGGGGAGGCTCAGTTTCGGGTCGAATACCAGTGACTTCAAG GGCCTCATAGAGCCACCAGTTCTGGGGCAAACAATCCTTACCAGGTGGCTGATGTTCCCTCTGAAAGTTGATAAGCTTGTAAAGTGGTGGTTTCCCCTCCAGCTGCTGAAAAGGTCACATCCTCAAACTCCCTCTGGCCCCACCTTCTACTCCACAATGTTTGCAATTTTAGGCTCAAGTGGAGACACATTTCTCTATCTACCTGGATGGACCAAG ggCCAAGTCTGGATCAATGGGTTTAACTTGGGCCGCTACTGGACAAAGCGGGGGCCGCAACAGACCCTCTACGTGCCAAGACCCCTGCTGTATCCTAGGGGAGCCCTCAACAAAATCACATTGCTGGAGCTGGAAAATGCGCCGCCCCAGCCCCAAGTCCAGTTCCTGGACAGGCCCATCCTCAACAGCACCTTGCACAGGACATATGTCTATTCCCTCTCAGCTGAGGTACAAAGTGACCCTGAGCCAATGCAGCTAAGTGGGCACTGA
- the GLB1L gene encoding beta-galactosidase-1-like protein isoform X2 yields MARGILATRRHPEDVWAWSWQVRGWLGLQKDGSQDPQRVPHLAFSRDQDADTYAKGEQSRARPEAPRTCISQCRRNPPRDRRTAVSDYRTPVSAMAPKKPPCLPSLLLPLLTLLLPQADTRSFVVDRDNDRFLLDGVPFRYVSGSLHYFRVPRVLWADRLFKMRMSGLNAVQFYVPWNYHEPEPGVYNFHGSRDLIAFLNEAAIANLLVILRPGPYICAEWDMGGLPAWLLRKPKIHLRTSDPDFLAAVDSWFKVLLPKIHPWLYHNGGNIISIQVENEYGSYRACDFNYMRHLAGLFRAILGDEILLFTTDGPEGLKCGSLEGLYTTVDFGPADNMTKIFTLLRKYEPHGPLVNSEYYTGWLDYWGQNHSTRSVHSVTNGLENMLKLGASVNMYMFHGGTNFGYWNGADEKGRFLPITTSYDYDAPISEAGDPTPKLFALRDVISKFQEIPLGPLPPPSPKMMLGPLTLHLDGDLLAFLNYLCPQGPIYSILPMTFEAVKQDHGFVLYRTYLSNTVSEPTRFWVPNNGVHDRAYVMVDGVFHGVLERNMKHKLFLTGQVGAKLDVLLESMGRLSFGSNTSDFKGLIEPPVLGQTILTRWLMFPLKVDKLVKWWFPLQLLKRSHPQTPSGPTFYSTMFAILGSSGDTFLYLPGWTKGQVWINGFNLGRYWTKRGPQQTLYVPRPLLYPRGALNKITLLELENAPPQPQVQFLDRPILNSTLHRTYVYSLSAEVQSDPEPMQLSGH; encoded by the exons ATGGCCCGCGGTATCCTAGCAACGCGCCGGCATCCGGAGGATGTCTGGGCGTGGAGCTGGCAGGTCCGGGGCTGGCTAGGCCTGCAGAAGGACGGGTCCCAGGACCCGCAGAGGGTCCCACACCTGGCCTTCAGTAGGGATCAAGACGCAGACACCTACGCCAAAGGGGAGCAAAGCCGGGCTCGGCCCGAGGCCCCCAGGACCTGCATCTCCCAATGCCGGAG GAATCCACCACGTGACCGCCGGACCGCAGTCTCTGACTACAGGACCCCTGTAAGCGCCATGGCTCCCAAGAAGCcgccctgccttccctccctgctgCTGCCGCTCCTGACGCTGCTTCTGCCCCAG GCAGACACTCGGTCGTTCGTAGTGGATCGGGATAATGACAGATTCCTCCTGGATGGGGTCCCGTTCCGCTACGTGTCTGGCAGCCTGCACTACTTTCGGGTACCGCGGGTGCTTTGGGCAGACCGGCTTTTCAAGATGCGAATGAGTGGCCTCAACGCTGTGCAGTT TTATGTGCCCTGGAACTACCATGAGCCAGAGCCTGGGGTCTATAACTTTCATGGCAGCCGGGACCTCATTGCATTTCTGAATGAGGCAGCTATAGCGAACCTGTTGGTCATACTGAGACCAGGACCTTACATCTGTGCAGAGTGGGATATG GGGGGTCTCCCAGCCTGGTTGCTTCGAAAACCTAAAATTCATTTGAGAACCTCAGATCCAG ACTTCCTTGCTGCAGTGGACTCCTGGTTCAAGGTCTTGCTGCCCAAGATACATCCATGGCTCTATCACAATGGGGGCAACATCATCAGCATTCAG GTGGAAAATGAATATGGTAGCTACCGGGCCTGTGACTTCAACTACATGAGGCACCTGGCTGGGCTCTTCCGTGCAATACTAGGAGACGAGATCTTGCTCTTCACCACAGATGGGCCTGAGGGACTCAAATGTGGCTCCCTCGAGGGACTCTATACCACTGTAGACTTTGGCCCAG CTGACAACATGACCAAAATCTTTACCCTGCTTCGGAAGTATGAACCCCATGGGCCACTG GTGAACTCTGAGTACTACACAGGCTGGCTGGATTACTGGGGCCAGAATCACTCCACACGGTCCGTTCATTCTGTAACCAATGGACTAGAGAACATGCTGAAGTTGGGAGCCAGTGTGAACAT GTACATGTTCCATGGAGGTACCAACTTTGGATACTGGAATG GTGCTGATGAGAAGGGACGCTTTCTTCCAATTACCACCAGCTATGACTATGATGCACCCATATCTGAAGCCGGGGACCCCACACCTAAGCTTTTTGCTCTTCGAGATGTCATCAGCAAG TTCCAGGAAATTCCCTTGGGACCTTtacctccccccagccccaagATGATGCTCGGACCTTTGACACTGCACCTG GATGGGGATTTGCTGGCTTTCCTAAACTACCTATGCCCCCAAGGGCCCATCTATTCAATCTTGCCAATGACCTTTGAGGCTGTCAAGCAG GACCATGGCTTTGTGTTGTATCGGACCTATCTGAGCAATACTGTTTCTGAGCCAACACGATTCTGGGTGCCAAACAATGGAGTCCATGACCGTGCCTACGTGATGGTGGATGGG GTGTTTCATGGTGTTTTGGAACGAAACATGAAACACAAACTATTTTTGACCGGGCAAGTGGGGGCCAAACTGGATGTCTTGCTGGAGAGCATGGGGAGGCTCAGTTTCGGGTCGAATACCAGTGACTTCAAG GGCCTCATAGAGCCACCAGTTCTGGGGCAAACAATCCTTACCAGGTGGCTGATGTTCCCTCTGAAAGTTGATAAGCTTGTAAAGTGGTGGTTTCCCCTCCAGCTGCTGAAAAGGTCACATCCTCAAACTCCCTCTGGCCCCACCTTCTACTCCACAATGTTTGCAATTTTAGGCTCAAGTGGAGACACATTTCTCTATCTACCTGGATGGACCAAG ggCCAAGTCTGGATCAATGGGTTTAACTTGGGCCGCTACTGGACAAAGCGGGGGCCGCAACAGACCCTCTACGTGCCAAGACCCCTGCTGTATCCTAGGGGAGCCCTCAACAAAATCACATTGCTGGAGCTGGAAAATGCGCCGCCCCAGCCCCAAGTCCAGTTCCTGGACAGGCCCATCCTCAACAGCACCTTGCACAGGACATATGTCTATTCCCTCTCAGCTGAGGTACAAAGTGACCCTGAGCCAATGCAGCTAAGTGGGCACTGA
- the GLB1L gene encoding beta-galactosidase-1-like protein isoform X1, producing the protein MARGILATRRHPEDVWAWSWQVRGWLGLQKDGSQDPQRVPHLAFSRDQDADTYAKGEQSRARPEAPRTCISQCRRNPPRDRRTAVSDYRTPVSAMAPKKPPCLPSLLLPLLTLLLPQADTRSFVVDRDNDRFLLDGVPFRYVSGSLHYFRVPRVLWADRLFKMRMSGLNAVQFYVPWNYHEPEPGVYNFHGSRDLIAFLNEAAIANLLVILRPGPYICAEWDMGGLPAWLLRKPKIHLRTSDPDFLAAVDSWFKVLLPKIHPWLYHNGGNIISIQVENEYGSYRACDFNYMRHLAGLFRAILGDEILLFTTDGPEGLKCGSLEGLYTTVDFGPGLLSKADNMTKIFTLLRKYEPHGPLVNSEYYTGWLDYWGQNHSTRSVHSVTNGLENMLKLGASVNMYMFHGGTNFGYWNGADEKGRFLPITTSYDYDAPISEAGDPTPKLFALRDVISKFQEIPLGPLPPPSPKMMLGPLTLHLDGDLLAFLNYLCPQGPIYSILPMTFEAVKQDHGFVLYRTYLSNTVSEPTRFWVPNNGVHDRAYVMVDGVFHGVLERNMKHKLFLTGQVGAKLDVLLESMGRLSFGSNTSDFKGLIEPPVLGQTILTRWLMFPLKVDKLVKWWFPLQLLKRSHPQTPSGPTFYSTMFAILGSSGDTFLYLPGWTKGQVWINGFNLGRYWTKRGPQQTLYVPRPLLYPRGALNKITLLELENAPPQPQVQFLDRPILNSTLHRTYVYSLSAEVQSDPEPMQLSGH; encoded by the exons ATGGCCCGCGGTATCCTAGCAACGCGCCGGCATCCGGAGGATGTCTGGGCGTGGAGCTGGCAGGTCCGGGGCTGGCTAGGCCTGCAGAAGGACGGGTCCCAGGACCCGCAGAGGGTCCCACACCTGGCCTTCAGTAGGGATCAAGACGCAGACACCTACGCCAAAGGGGAGCAAAGCCGGGCTCGGCCCGAGGCCCCCAGGACCTGCATCTCCCAATGCCGGAG GAATCCACCACGTGACCGCCGGACCGCAGTCTCTGACTACAGGACCCCTGTAAGCGCCATGGCTCCCAAGAAGCcgccctgccttccctccctgctgCTGCCGCTCCTGACGCTGCTTCTGCCCCAG GCAGACACTCGGTCGTTCGTAGTGGATCGGGATAATGACAGATTCCTCCTGGATGGGGTCCCGTTCCGCTACGTGTCTGGCAGCCTGCACTACTTTCGGGTACCGCGGGTGCTTTGGGCAGACCGGCTTTTCAAGATGCGAATGAGTGGCCTCAACGCTGTGCAGTT TTATGTGCCCTGGAACTACCATGAGCCAGAGCCTGGGGTCTATAACTTTCATGGCAGCCGGGACCTCATTGCATTTCTGAATGAGGCAGCTATAGCGAACCTGTTGGTCATACTGAGACCAGGACCTTACATCTGTGCAGAGTGGGATATG GGGGGTCTCCCAGCCTGGTTGCTTCGAAAACCTAAAATTCATTTGAGAACCTCAGATCCAG ACTTCCTTGCTGCAGTGGACTCCTGGTTCAAGGTCTTGCTGCCCAAGATACATCCATGGCTCTATCACAATGGGGGCAACATCATCAGCATTCAG GTGGAAAATGAATATGGTAGCTACCGGGCCTGTGACTTCAACTACATGAGGCACCTGGCTGGGCTCTTCCGTGCAATACTAGGAGACGAGATCTTGCTCTTCACCACAGATGGGCCTGAGGGACTCAAATGTGGCTCCCTCGAGGGACTCTATACCACTGTAGACTTTGGCCCAGGTCTCCTGAGCAAGG CTGACAACATGACCAAAATCTTTACCCTGCTTCGGAAGTATGAACCCCATGGGCCACTG GTGAACTCTGAGTACTACACAGGCTGGCTGGATTACTGGGGCCAGAATCACTCCACACGGTCCGTTCATTCTGTAACCAATGGACTAGAGAACATGCTGAAGTTGGGAGCCAGTGTGAACAT GTACATGTTCCATGGAGGTACCAACTTTGGATACTGGAATG GTGCTGATGAGAAGGGACGCTTTCTTCCAATTACCACCAGCTATGACTATGATGCACCCATATCTGAAGCCGGGGACCCCACACCTAAGCTTTTTGCTCTTCGAGATGTCATCAGCAAG TTCCAGGAAATTCCCTTGGGACCTTtacctccccccagccccaagATGATGCTCGGACCTTTGACACTGCACCTG GATGGGGATTTGCTGGCTTTCCTAAACTACCTATGCCCCCAAGGGCCCATCTATTCAATCTTGCCAATGACCTTTGAGGCTGTCAAGCAG GACCATGGCTTTGTGTTGTATCGGACCTATCTGAGCAATACTGTTTCTGAGCCAACACGATTCTGGGTGCCAAACAATGGAGTCCATGACCGTGCCTACGTGATGGTGGATGGG GTGTTTCATGGTGTTTTGGAACGAAACATGAAACACAAACTATTTTTGACCGGGCAAGTGGGGGCCAAACTGGATGTCTTGCTGGAGAGCATGGGGAGGCTCAGTTTCGGGTCGAATACCAGTGACTTCAAG GGCCTCATAGAGCCACCAGTTCTGGGGCAAACAATCCTTACCAGGTGGCTGATGTTCCCTCTGAAAGTTGATAAGCTTGTAAAGTGGTGGTTTCCCCTCCAGCTGCTGAAAAGGTCACATCCTCAAACTCCCTCTGGCCCCACCTTCTACTCCACAATGTTTGCAATTTTAGGCTCAAGTGGAGACACATTTCTCTATCTACCTGGATGGACCAAG ggCCAAGTCTGGATCAATGGGTTTAACTTGGGCCGCTACTGGACAAAGCGGGGGCCGCAACAGACCCTCTACGTGCCAAGACCCCTGCTGTATCCTAGGGGAGCCCTCAACAAAATCACATTGCTGGAGCTGGAAAATGCGCCGCCCCAGCCCCAAGTCCAGTTCCTGGACAGGCCCATCCTCAACAGCACCTTGCACAGGACATATGTCTATTCCCTCTCAGCTGAGGTACAAAGTGACCCTGAGCCAATGCAGCTAAGTGGGCACTGA